Within the Serratia sp. UGAL515B_01 genome, the region ATGTTATCCAGCAACCCACTTGGCATGTTAAATTGGATGGTGCGAAAACTCATGACGTTTAAAGGAATGAACATCAATGTCTTTAATTGAAATAGCGGCGAGCTCAACTTATGCCACTTCAGTATGGATGGCCGCGCGTAACAATGTACATACCTGGTGGATAGGTATCATTGGCTGTTTGCTCTATGGATGGGTATTTTTTTCTGTTCAGCTATATGCCGATGTGACACTTCAACTATTTTTTATTGTCAGCAGTATTGTAGGTTGGGTGAATTGGTTAAGCGGAAATAAGGGTAAGGCTATACATGTCCGTAAAACGCCAATATGGGTTATTGCCGCTTTTGCTCTCGCCGCCTTGTGCGTATCATCTTGTTATGCCTACTTACTACACACTTTTACTGACGCCTGGTCCCCTTGGGTCGATTCATTAGTCATGACGTTTAGCATCATGGCACAGTTTATGCTTATGGGGCGGAGGCTTGAGAACTGGTATGTCTGGTTGCTGGTAAATACTATAGCCATTCCTCTTTACGCTTCTCGAGAATTATATCTTACCGCAGGTCTCTATCTCATTTTTTGGTGTAATGCCTGGTACGGACTCTATCAATGGCGTCGGGAGATGAAAACCTTATGAAGCGTTTTACTACTGGGCTGATCGTAGGGAAATTTGCCCTTTTGCATTGTGGTCATGAAATAC harbors:
- the pnuC gene encoding nicotinamide riboside transporter PnuC, with amino-acid sequence MSLIEIAASSTYATSVWMAARNNVHTWWIGIIGCLLYGWVFFSVQLYADVTLQLFFIVSSIVGWVNWLSGNKGKAIHVRKTPIWVIAAFALAALCVSSCYAYLLHTFTDAWSPWVDSLVMTFSIMAQFMLMGRRLENWYVWLLVNTIAIPLYASRELYLTAGLYLIFWCNAWYGLYQWRREMKTL